Proteins from a genomic interval of Gossypium hirsutum isolate 1008001.06 chromosome A09, Gossypium_hirsutum_v2.1, whole genome shotgun sequence:
- the LOC107888994 gene encoding vacuolar protein sorting-associated protein 28 homolog 1: MEVKLWNDKREREMYENFAELYAIIKATEKLEKAYVRDIISSSEYETECQKLIAHFKTLASTLKDTVPSIERFADTYKMDCPAAINRLVTSGVPATVEHRAAAAASATTSAAIVAECVQNFITAMDSLKLNMVAVDQVYPLLSDLSASLNKLGILPPDFEGKIKMREWISRLAKMGAADELTEQQARQLHFDLESSYNSFMAALPNAGT; this comes from the coding sequence ATGGAGGTTAAGCTATGGAACGACAAGCGCGAGAGAGAAATGTATGAGAATTTTGCAGAGCTGTATGCCATTATCAAGGCAACAGAGAAGCTTGAAAAAGCTTATGTGAGGGATATTATTTCATCATCTGAATATGAGACTGAATGCCAAAAGCTTATTGCCCATTTCAAGACCTTGGCTTCAACACTCAAAGATACGGTCCCTAGTATTGAACGTTTTGCAGATACATATAAAATGGACTGTCCGGCCGCTATAAATCGTTTGGTGACCTCTGGGGTGCCAGCCACGGTGGAGCACCGGGCCGCGGCAGCTGCCTCAGCGACTACCTCGGCTGCCATTGTGGCTGAATGTGTGCAGAATTTTATTACTGCCATGGATTCATTGAAACTCAACATGGTGGCTGTTGATCAAGTATATCCATTGTTGTCTGACCTCTCAGCATCACTCAATAAGCTTGGTATTTTGCCACCTGATTTCGAGGGGAAGATCAAAATGAGGGAATGGATTTCAAGGTTGGCTAAGATGGGGGCAGCGGATGAGTTAACAGAACAGCAAGCTAGGCAGCTCCATTTTGACTTGGAATCTTCATACAATTCATTTATGGCAGCTTTGCCTAATGCTGGTACTTGA